A genome region from Triticum aestivum cultivar Chinese Spring chromosome 2B, IWGSC CS RefSeq v2.1, whole genome shotgun sequence includes the following:
- the LOC123042887 gene encoding F-box/FBD/LRR-repeat protein At1g13570 — MDKASNQERSVNVRVKGDASNRMMRSKVAVELHLLPHDVLRDILSRLSLKQAVRMSLLSREWRRLGICPLDLVFTEETLFGSNTTTIADPEYMAAEFLESRNIEFISRVDSVLRTSWSTSTMTTASTVNKFVVKYGLGTYHRHHIDRWIDFSTALMAKHIRLDLRGDGFAGGIYVVPLCKLSGPNGSCVKSLDLAYVCLCLPASFCGITNLNKLSLYMVSIDARDLERLLLSCLLLKSLSLECCPLSSFTIRQEICRLQYLSVRKCAVRMIQLQAPNLTTFKFDDCVTQIVLRESSKLSEATIVFKNMRDNSCSHAFNYILTELPTSLPYVQKLFLHLVIDYQVKKFSKTHTTFINLWHLNLNIDVRDDPEDASWVIGLVYLLESAPLLEELELNINYDRFVDRDPTRIVKAVPGPLHRHLRSVHITGFCDLVGIAELSLYILGNAIVLERMVVDPVVWMDNGYPYSRQLYSVSKVGSYQESARPRFTKQELRDREFAKQHLNRKEFQHMLTIL, encoded by the exons ATGGACAAGGCCAGCAACCAAGAACGCTCTGTAAATGTAAGAGTCAAGGGGGATGCTTCCAACAGGATGATGAGATCGAAGGTGGCAGTGGAGCTTCACCTTCTACCCCAC GACGTTCTGCGCGACATATTGTCACGGCTATCACTCAAACAAGCTGTGAGGATGAGCCTACTTTCTCGCGAGTGGAGGCGGCTAGGGATATGCCCTCTGGACCTGGTGTTCACTGAAGAGACCCTATTTGGCAGCAATACAACCACGATTGCCGACCCGGAATACATGGCCGCTGAATTCCTGGAATCAAGGAACATTGAATTCATCAGCAGAGTGGACAGTGTGTTGCGCACGTCATGGTCTACTTCCACTATGACAACTGCTAGTACGGTGAATAAGTTTGTTGTCAAATATGGCCTCGGCACATATCATAGGCACCACATTGACAGATGGATTGACTTTTCCACCGCGTTGATGGCCAAACACATTCGTCTTGATCTCAGGGGAGACGGCTTTGCAGGTGGCATTTATGTTGTCCCGCTGTGTAAACTCAGTGGTCCAAATGGCTCTTGTGTGAAGTCTCTTGATCTTGCTTATGTCTGCTTATGTCTGCCCGCTAGTTTCTGTGGTATCACAAACCTGAATAAACTCAGCCTGTATATGGTCTCCATTGATGCACGTGATCTCGAACGTCTATTGCTAAGTTGTCTTCTTCTTAAGAGTTTAAGTTTGGAGTGCTGCCCCTTATCAAGTTTCACTATACGTCAGGAGATCTGCCGGTTGCAATACCTGAGCGTCCGCAAGTGTGCGGTGCGAATGATACAGTTGCAAGCTCCGAACCTTACCACATTTAAGTTTGATGACTGTGTGACACAAATTGTGCTAAGGGAATCTTCAAAGCTGTCAGAAGCAACCATTGTGTTCAAGAACATGCGGGACAACTCGTGTTCTCACGCTTTCAACTATATCTTGACTGAGCTTCCAACTTCACTTCCTTATGTGCAGAAACTCTTTCTACATTTGGTTATTGACTATCAG GTGAAGAAGTTCAGTAAAACTCACACAACTTTCATCAATTTGTGGCATCTGAACCTGAACATTGATGTCAGAgacgatccagaggatgctagctGGGTTATTGGGTTGGTTTACCTCTTGGAATCAGCGCCTCTCTTAGAAGAACTGGAACTGAAT ATAAATTATGATAGATTTGTTGATCGTGATCCTACAAGGATAGTGAAGGCTGTTCCAGGGCCTCTGCATCGTCACCTCAGGAGTGTCCATATTACTGGATTTTGTGATCTAGTGGGGATAGCCGAGCTGTCACTCTACATCCTTGGGAATGCTATTGTGCTCGAGCGTATGGTGGTAGATCCAGTGGTATGGATGGACAATGGATATCCATATAGCAGGCAGCTCTACTCAGTCAGCAAGGTCGGTAGCTACCAGGAGTCTGCTCGACCTCGTTTTACTAAGCAGGAGCTGCGGGATAGGGAGTTTGCAAAACAACACCTTAACAGAAAGGAGTTTCAACACATGCTCACCATTTTATGA